A DNA window from Paenibacillus sp. HWE-109 contains the following coding sequences:
- a CDS encoding Ig-like domain-containing protein, with protein MKISVVWKRICTIFFILSLLLPVLPLIPSASAAVPLWSDGFENGFSEWTTVYGTPSVSTVQRHEGSNSYILNEERDEIKKTWTSAWTNKVLSVWFYDNAADNSMQAETVVQEKAYLGVRTQTSTLNYAYKLGGNAWAESSVPRTTGWHQFVWDMRSGTSCLLYIDGIQVSSTSLVMNFTVLRIGDDTNDGRSGTVYIDDISILDELPLTVSLNKTEGTVIEGSTDTLFATVAPSTASQSVIWSTSNSSVATVSGGVISGVSPGIATITAISSVDSSYFASYTVTVEALHPPVDGVHLNKGTTSIMKGSTDSLTATATPDRADQDVAWSTSDSSVATVANGVVTAVDIGIATITATSVSNAVYTASTFVAVTSPLSGTSDVLLQYPVPGFVQPADNYTVKVNGQPVIVQKTIEGGYAHFAFSGTADITVTVADASDFDDDWTLSPESYEIATTQSGRNISFSIDRPMQLLLQKDKSYHYDAPYADAASAKAANDADVIDRIRDKLYLIADPLEDADTPQLGDADVVNVLDYGIDNTGVVSVSDAVYSALSLATADSKILYFPPGVYNWRKTVYVPNHAKIYLAGGAYLFLDTDALPIVDGKIQFTGFFAVGGKSDVKIYGRGTLFGNNHARPDGLYFRTAAINGINESKAEALSDDVTIEGITITEFSGLPASIRGSDTTIRNVKAILALRTHFDPVGNGRDRTEGYNFQGGSSNVLVENSLIVGEDDGINFSNSIGRELPNDGLTVRNTIIINGSTGSPIKVIDPYGGYIRNIAFDSVDVPYADRAVSIYSWPSKNAGDIYNVYFKGYRVEEISYKTGNEFFGIKDSAQSATPPIVVGPLHDMFFQNTEVARISNYPTPQKLWLYGYNNDAKTEDIHFYNLKINSQMVTETNKFTTGKVNSSMPYTANITFEENNPNVVSIEATDPYAGSSLLDTGEFTVSRTGSTTAALTLHYQIRGSAMNGTDYTTITDSITIPAGQSSAAISINPLLLGSGEAKSIYLSLLGSGYNHAYTLAPKSEAVVTLAP; from the coding sequence TTGAAAATTAGCGTTGTCTGGAAAAGAATCTGTACGATCTTCTTCATCTTGTCTCTTCTGTTGCCAGTTCTTCCTTTAATACCATCGGCTTCTGCAGCTGTACCGCTCTGGAGCGACGGATTTGAAAATGGGTTTAGTGAATGGACGACCGTGTATGGCACCCCGAGTGTAAGCACAGTGCAAAGGCATGAAGGCAGCAACAGCTATATCCTTAATGAGGAACGCGACGAAATTAAGAAAACCTGGACGTCCGCGTGGACGAATAAAGTCCTTTCCGTATGGTTCTACGACAATGCGGCGGATAACAGCATGCAAGCGGAAACGGTTGTACAAGAAAAAGCTTATCTCGGCGTTCGGACGCAGACCAGCACGTTGAACTACGCCTACAAGCTTGGCGGCAACGCATGGGCGGAATCGTCTGTGCCTAGGACGACGGGGTGGCATCAGTTTGTATGGGATATGCGTTCAGGCACCTCGTGCTTGCTGTATATTGATGGTATTCAGGTATCGTCGACTTCGCTGGTGATGAACTTCACTGTGCTTCGCATCGGAGACGATACCAACGATGGCAGATCGGGGACCGTATACATTGACGATATTTCTATTCTTGATGAGTTGCCGTTGACGGTATCTCTGAATAAGACTGAAGGGACGGTCATAGAAGGCAGCACGGACACGCTCTTCGCAACGGTTGCTCCAAGTACAGCAAGTCAGTCCGTGATTTGGTCGACAAGCAATAGCAGCGTCGCGACAGTCAGCGGCGGCGTCATCTCTGGCGTATCACCAGGGATTGCGACGATAACAGCGATCAGCAGCGTCGACTCTTCTTATTTTGCGTCCTACACAGTAACGGTAGAAGCGCTTCATCCACCCGTAGACGGTGTTCATCTGAACAAGGGAACAACCTCCATCATGAAAGGTTCCACGGACTCGTTGACAGCAACGGCGACGCCAGACCGTGCGGATCAGGATGTCGCTTGGTCGACGAGCGACAGCAGTGTCGCCACTGTTGCAAATGGCGTCGTAACCGCGGTTGATATCGGAATCGCAACGATCACAGCGACGAGTGTTTCGAATGCCGTTTACACGGCTTCCACTTTCGTTGCCGTTACCTCCCCGTTGTCGGGTACTAGCGACGTACTGCTTCAATATCCGGTGCCTGGTTTCGTGCAGCCGGCTGACAACTATACAGTCAAGGTGAACGGCCAGCCTGTCATTGTGCAGAAGACGATCGAGGGAGGTTATGCGCACTTCGCCTTCTCAGGCACGGCCGATATTACGGTGACGGTAGCGGACGCTTCGGATTTTGACGACGACTGGACGCTCAGCCCGGAGAGCTACGAAATCGCGACGACGCAAAGCGGTCGTAATATCAGCTTCTCGATCGATCGTCCGATGCAGTTGCTGCTGCAAAAAGATAAATCGTATCACTACGATGCTCCATACGCCGACGCAGCGTCCGCCAAGGCGGCGAATGATGCAGATGTAATCGATAGGATCCGAGATAAGTTGTATCTCATCGCGGATCCGTTGGAGGATGCTGATACACCGCAGCTTGGGGACGCCGACGTGGTGAACGTGCTTGACTATGGCATCGACAATACGGGGGTTGTGTCTGTCAGTGATGCAGTCTATTCTGCCCTGTCTTTGGCGACGGCTGATAGCAAAATACTCTATTTCCCTCCTGGTGTATATAACTGGAGAAAGACGGTTTACGTCCCTAACCATGCGAAAATTTATTTGGCTGGTGGTGCTTATTTGTTCCTGGACACAGATGCGCTTCCGATCGTGGATGGGAAAATTCAGTTTACGGGATTTTTTGCGGTAGGCGGGAAAAGCGATGTCAAGATCTACGGCCGAGGCACGCTATTCGGCAATAATCATGCGCGTCCAGATGGTCTCTATTTCAGAACGGCCGCTATCAACGGTATCAACGAGTCGAAAGCTGAGGCGTTGTCCGATGACGTAACCATAGAAGGAATTACGATCACGGAGTTCTCGGGTCTTCCGGCCTCCATTCGAGGAAGCGATACGACAATTCGAAATGTTAAAGCAATTTTGGCCTTAAGAACGCACTTTGATCCTGTTGGTAATGGCCGTGATCGAACAGAGGGCTACAATTTCCAGGGGGGGTCATCCAATGTGTTGGTCGAGAACAGCCTTATCGTTGGCGAAGATGATGGGATCAACTTCTCGAATTCTATCGGCAGGGAGCTGCCGAACGACGGGTTGACGGTCCGCAATACCATCATCATTAATGGGTCGACGGGCAGTCCGATCAAGGTGATTGATCCATATGGAGGTTATATCCGCAATATCGCTTTCGATAGTGTCGATGTCCCGTATGCGGATCGGGCTGTGTCGATCTATTCGTGGCCTTCAAAGAACGCTGGCGATATCTATAACGTTTATTTTAAAGGGTATCGGGTCGAGGAGATCAGCTATAAAACGGGGAATGAATTTTTTGGAATCAAGGATTCAGCCCAGTCGGCCACGCCTCCGATTGTAGTCGGGCCTCTGCATGATATGTTCTTTCAGAATACAGAAGTGGCACGAATTTCTAATTATCCGACACCGCAGAAGCTGTGGCTATACGGTTATAACAATGATGCCAAGACCGAAGACATTCATTTCTACAATCTCAAGATCAACAGCCAGATGGTAACGGAAACGAACAAATTTACGACGGGCAAGGTCAATTCCTCAATGCCTTATACGGCAAATATCACGTTCGAGGAGAACAATCCGAACGTTGTCTCGATTGAAGCGACCGACCCGTATGCTGGCAGTAGTCTTTTAGATACTGGAGAATTCACAGTTAGCCGGACTGGCAGCACGACTGCAGCGCTGACGCTCCATTACCAGATCCGGGGCTCTGCCATGAACGGCACAGACTACACAACGATAACCGATTCCATTACGATACCGGCAGGACAGAGCTCCGCTGCAATCTCGATTAATCCGCTCCTACTTGGCAGTGGAGAGGCGAAGTCCATTTATCTCAGCTTGCTCGGCAGCGGCTATAACCATGCGTATACGCTCGCTCCGAAATCGGAAGCCGTCGTGACGTTGGCACCATAA
- a CDS encoding family 4 glycosyl hydrolase gives MHMQNEHVSELKIAYIGGGSRNWARKLMCDLALEPQLSGVVSLYDIDGGAAGHNAQIGNTITATNEAVGKWRYEAAATMEEALTGADFVILSILPGTFKEMAVDVHAPEKYGIYQSVGDTVGPGGILRALRTIPLYVNFARQIERYCPTAWVINYTNPMTLCTRTLYEIFPGIKAFGCCHEVFSTQEELSAILEIFGGVSGVERYEIETNVKGINHFTWIDQASYRGIDLFELYREAAQKFGVEGYRASKEGRASRHYGDWRWPKPLHFELFGRYGLIPAAGARHMVEFMPHDWYMNQTDPVTLKNKWGFELTTVHSRIEYQDKQIEETERIIAGTDRVELKPSKEEGVRIIKGLLGLETFVTNINFPNRGQLPDIPEGAIVESNALIQSGRITPLHAGGLPLDLLNWVVRHVYNQELVLKAGISQDYTLGYKAFVNDPLVAMDLKSSKALYEEMLEGTGLFRL, from the coding sequence ATGCATATGCAAAATGAACACGTATCTGAGCTTAAAATCGCTTATATCGGTGGAGGTTCTCGAAACTGGGCTAGGAAGCTAATGTGCGATCTGGCTCTTGAGCCGCAATTATCCGGCGTCGTCTCGTTATACGACATAGATGGGGGAGCGGCTGGGCATAATGCGCAGATTGGCAATACAATTACGGCCACAAACGAGGCAGTAGGCAAATGGCGTTACGAAGCGGCTGCGACCATGGAAGAGGCGCTGACCGGTGCTGATTTTGTCATCTTGTCCATCCTGCCAGGCACATTTAAGGAGATGGCGGTGGACGTACACGCGCCCGAAAAGTACGGCATCTATCAATCCGTAGGCGATACGGTTGGGCCGGGCGGTATCCTAAGAGCTCTGCGAACCATTCCTCTCTACGTGAACTTTGCACGTCAGATTGAACGTTATTGCCCGACAGCCTGGGTTATCAATTACACAAATCCGATGACGCTCTGTACACGTACGCTTTACGAGATTTTTCCTGGCATTAAAGCATTCGGGTGCTGCCACGAGGTGTTCAGTACGCAAGAGGAACTATCCGCGATCCTTGAGATATTTGGAGGTGTCAGCGGAGTCGAACGGTACGAGATTGAAACGAATGTCAAAGGGATTAATCATTTTACCTGGATTGATCAAGCTTCTTATCGAGGCATTGATCTGTTCGAGCTCTATCGCGAAGCGGCGCAAAAATTCGGTGTAGAAGGCTACAGGGCGAGCAAAGAAGGGCGGGCATCACGGCACTATGGCGACTGGCGCTGGCCCAAACCGCTGCACTTCGAGCTATTTGGCAGGTATGGCCTGATTCCAGCAGCCGGAGCTAGACATATGGTCGAGTTTATGCCCCACGACTGGTATATGAACCAAACGGATCCCGTCACCTTAAAAAACAAGTGGGGTTTTGAGCTCACTACAGTGCACAGCCGAATTGAATACCAGGATAAACAAATAGAAGAGACAGAACGCATTATCGCAGGCACTGACAGGGTTGAATTGAAGCCTTCAAAAGAAGAAGGTGTGCGCATTATCAAAGGATTGCTCGGTCTGGAGACATTCGTAACGAATATCAACTTCCCGAACCGGGGACAGTTGCCGGATATACCCGAGGGGGCGATCGTCGAAAGTAACGCACTGATCCAGTCAGGACGCATCACACCGCTCCATGCGGGCGGGCTACCGCTCGATTTGCTTAATTGGGTAGTGCGTCACGTCTATAACCAAGAGCTGGTTCTAAAGGCGGGCATCAGTCAAGACTATACGCTCGGGTACAAAGCATTCGTGAATGACCCGCTTGTCGCGATGGATTTGAAGAGCAGCAAGGCGCTTTATGAAGAGATGCTGGAGGGTACCGGTCTGTTCCGGTTGTGA
- a CDS encoding amylo-alpha-1,6-glucosidase produces MTGYSYSELFDWDLYFENIVLSYFGIYEFGKSGVAFFLDRQQENGFISRMAGVVWPKSGQHFKPFLAQTALLYVKQSDDADWLKAGYFEKLKMYLAYWLSNEYDSNRNGLPVWNSADHSGMDNQDERAGAIDAYVCEGVDLAVFLVREYDAMSQLASKLGYIVEQKAYQAKAESLKTKIQTDFWHEEDGFFYDINVRTGQHIRCKTVAGFTPLWIGAASADQATRLVTEHLTNKERFWLAYPVASMAKDEPGYRQDKYDDETCCNWKGTVWVPSNYYIFHGLLNYGFDGIARDLAEKTMEHLLKNERTREYFNAETGEGMGLDPFWGWSVLGYVMLMEYEKAYDPSDPTTEIIVPFFKDILEPRRQSS; encoded by the coding sequence CTGACAGGTTATAGCTACAGCGAGCTATTTGATTGGGATCTTTACTTTGAAAATATCGTTTTATCCTATTTTGGAATTTATGAATTCGGTAAATCCGGCGTCGCCTTTTTTTTGGATCGGCAGCAGGAGAACGGCTTCATTTCCAGAATGGCTGGCGTCGTATGGCCTAAGAGTGGACAACATTTTAAACCGTTTCTGGCGCAAACGGCACTGTTGTACGTCAAGCAATCGGACGATGCCGATTGGCTGAAAGCCGGCTATTTTGAAAAGCTGAAAATGTATCTGGCCTATTGGCTCAGCAACGAATACGACTCGAATCGAAACGGATTGCCCGTGTGGAACAGCGCGGATCATAGCGGTATGGACAACCAGGACGAGCGGGCGGGGGCAATCGACGCATATGTTTGTGAAGGCGTTGATCTGGCGGTTTTTCTCGTTCGAGAGTATGACGCAATGAGCCAGCTTGCTTCAAAGCTAGGCTACATTGTCGAACAGAAGGCCTACCAGGCTAAAGCGGAGTCATTGAAAACTAAGATTCAAACGGACTTTTGGCATGAAGAAGACGGATTCTTCTATGACATTAATGTCAGAACAGGGCAGCACATCCGTTGTAAGACGGTTGCCGGATTTACCCCTTTGTGGATCGGAGCGGCTTCCGCAGATCAGGCGACAAGGCTGGTAACAGAGCACTTGACGAATAAGGAGCGGTTCTGGCTGGCCTATCCTGTTGCGTCGATGGCGAAGGACGAACCGGGATACCGGCAAGATAAGTACGATGATGAGACGTGCTGCAACTGGAAAGGGACGGTTTGGGTACCTTCAAATTATTACATTTTCCACGGGCTGTTGAACTATGGGTTCGACGGAATCGCAAGGGATCTTGCCGAAAAAACGATGGAGCACCTCTTGAAGAACGAGCGAACTCGCGAATATTTCAACGCAGAAACAGGCGAGGGAATGGGTTTGGATCCATTTTGGGGCTGGAGCGTTCTAGGGTATGTAATGCTGATGGAATATGAGAAGGCGTACGATCCTTCCGATCCAACCACTGAAATCATTGTGCCATTTTTTAAAGACATATTGGAGCCAAGGAGGCAGAGCAGCTAG
- a CDS encoding beta-galactosidase, with protein MKSFIHGNTYYSHAHPPEELERNFVKMREMGINAVRVAEIWPGWSVIERKQGTYDYDLLDDFVEKAVRNGIQVCMGVGINDTPFWLFNAYDDLRCVSWEGKKAARRIHSACVDHPMYRQHMQAFIENITNRYAGYEGIFSWQLGNEIRCGHAYCDCGSTRIRFRQWLNHKYKGDLTVLNQEWGVEYSAWEEIYPYKSSEGAPTEGIIGHYLNTMAFTNWSLEELLSWGVAIMRPITDLPIFHNHFQQVGSGNYWKLTEPCDASVMDIYAVTYDEPGIYNGYLLDIAGSIARQTGKPLWIGETTAAQYGTFQRIPVDQRLIENCVMEQLGAGARAIFYFRHKSPIWEQPHKFTGSQAFLRIDESETAYAQTPRNVERFLQLHEETILKSSPVDAEIGLYYPEESLLLGSEAGFREDALNSSFGSRAIWTGAQLAVELLDTDTLIGTDLSRFKIIHLPLAYLLPSKVGEALRNYVREGGTLISEGRLGYVNEFGQLYDVQPGAGLDEVFGAREDLFYNTSPFLADYELEGMEGRAEFHTVKQTFRLQGGQPFMKSEDGEVCGVRHTYGKGTAYLLGVAPSLHFKIGSGKYDRASEARAHTSAAQREAVCRLFKHIAQLHHMVPPITMTGGHPNLTVRYLQEGKSKLAFFVNYSKKEKTVISLQHPAMRCFQLDHEGQHALRVGEDGQTILEIDEMSWKAILIEGE; from the coding sequence GTGAAATCTTTTATACACGGCAATACCTATTATAGTCATGCGCATCCGCCTGAAGAGTTGGAACGTAATTTTGTGAAAATGAGAGAAATGGGAATTAACGCTGTCCGAGTTGCTGAAATTTGGCCGGGATGGTCGGTCATCGAGCGAAAGCAGGGGACGTATGACTACGACCTGCTCGACGATTTCGTAGAAAAAGCGGTCAGAAACGGGATACAGGTCTGCATGGGCGTCGGTATTAACGATACGCCATTCTGGCTGTTTAACGCGTATGACGACCTACGTTGTGTGAGCTGGGAGGGAAAAAAGGCGGCGAGGCGAATCCACTCTGCATGTGTAGATCACCCAATGTACCGACAGCATATGCAAGCGTTCATTGAAAATATTACCAATCGATATGCAGGCTATGAGGGCATCTTCTCCTGGCAGCTCGGCAACGAGATTAGATGCGGGCATGCCTACTGTGACTGCGGCTCCACGCGGATACGCTTCCGCCAATGGCTGAACCATAAGTATAAGGGCGATCTGACAGTCTTGAATCAGGAATGGGGAGTCGAATATTCCGCTTGGGAAGAGATCTATCCGTACAAATCATCGGAAGGAGCGCCGACGGAGGGCATCATCGGTCATTATTTAAATACGATGGCATTTACGAATTGGTCGTTGGAGGAGCTGTTGTCGTGGGGGGTAGCCATTATGCGGCCTATTACAGATCTTCCGATCTTTCACAATCATTTTCAGCAAGTAGGCAGCGGAAACTATTGGAAGCTGACTGAACCGTGTGATGCATCTGTCATGGACATCTACGCTGTGACTTACGACGAACCCGGCATTTATAACGGTTATTTGCTCGATATCGCTGGCAGCATTGCGAGGCAGACGGGGAAACCGCTGTGGATTGGCGAGACGACAGCGGCGCAGTATGGTACCTTTCAACGGATTCCGGTCGATCAGCGTTTGATTGAGAACTGTGTCATGGAACAGCTAGGTGCCGGAGCGAGAGCGATTTTCTATTTCAGGCACAAGTCGCCGATCTGGGAGCAGCCGCATAAATTTACGGGTTCACAAGCATTCCTCCGCATTGACGAATCGGAAACGGCGTATGCGCAGACGCCTCGCAATGTAGAGCGGTTCCTCCAATTGCACGAGGAGACTATTCTAAAAAGCAGCCCGGTGGATGCGGAAATAGGTCTCTATTATCCGGAAGAGTCGCTTCTACTTGGCAGCGAAGCGGGATTCCGAGAGGATGCTTTGAACAGCTCTTTTGGTTCTAGGGCAATTTGGACGGGGGCACAGCTTGCGGTGGAGTTGCTGGACACCGACACCCTGATCGGTACCGATCTATCGCGGTTCAAGATCATTCATCTCCCGCTCGCTTATTTGCTTCCTTCCAAAGTAGGTGAGGCGTTACGGAACTATGTTCGGGAAGGCGGCACCCTCATTAGCGAAGGCAGACTCGGCTATGTCAATGAATTCGGGCAGCTGTACGACGTGCAGCCAGGTGCGGGATTGGATGAAGTGTTCGGGGCGCGGGAGGACTTATTTTACAATACGTCGCCGTTTTTGGCCGATTATGAGTTGGAAGGAATGGAAGGCAGGGCAGAGTTTCACACCGTCAAGCAGACGTTTCGATTGCAAGGCGGTCAGCCGTTTATGAAGAGTGAGGATGGAGAAGTGTGCGGCGTGCGTCATACCTATGGCAAAGGAACGGCCTATTTGCTCGGCGTAGCACCTAGCTTGCACTTTAAAATCGGCAGCGGCAAGTATGACCGTGCCTCGGAAGCTCGCGCTCACACGTCGGCTGCTCAGCGTGAAGCGGTATGCCGATTATTTAAGCATATCGCGCAGTTGCATCATATGGTGCCGCCGATCACGATGACGGGCGGGCATCCGAACCTGACCGTTCGCTATTTGCAAGAAGGGAAGTCAAAGCTTGCCTTCTTTGTGAATTATAGCAAAAAGGAGAAAACGGTCATTTCGCTTCAACACCCCGCTATGCGGTGCTTCCAACTCGATCATGAGGGTCAACACGCGCTACGAGTTGGTGAAGATGGTCAAACGATCCTAGAAATCGATGAGATGAGCTGGAAGGCAATTTTAATAGAAGGAGAGTGA
- a CDS encoding FAD-dependent oxidoreductase, translated as MRTHHYDIVVVGAGVGGICAALAASRQHCSVLLIEKDEEIGGTGVHSPVGLVCRFWDASGRPVVEGIHRQLFPEAYTILEDRSSQVPVYDEAELKETYMRLLRQEASLDIWSGTEVTQVHVKDGRIVALQTEGVCCAEVAAQVFIDGTADGNLAALAGASFQIGRTEDGKMMSATLTFKLSGFDKTQLRNPDITDWHGIRQLREELTPYYLKLKLSGGTSNTRDKVLCFPYPGGEAFLFNSTALLNVDPTQPETVREALEAGKQQIEELLSAIRVHPAFAESRVDFVSRKLGVREGRRVEGDYRLTGEDCIREARFPDMIAAGAYDIDVHDPEGGSAKPMGIPGSGYYHIPYRSIIAKGFPNLLLASRCISGDFVAHSSYRVMSNISGFAEAAGIAAALTVRTHRRDVRDVPASEIRYMLRQQGQFIEGGTEPPLMSVEFAEPEYQRNRVAWPNVWGQGSLFAFSGLDGENTHGDSLVGTLCGDRLGVIFQRVKKQLYVIPHQIGNIEYKIVASDVIHAVLHRKGEAHSEDLMLVFSAQDTVIGQTAAWAAPIVDSMGEGIRVVKECELYEAEGEYAAFCREQRAGRVCFAFAFSILSAEDAAEKARSALKIDAEQALAAKMDLYNNLPVPANLDLPTTRTLNKCYSVMKSQVYTPEGRFSTRWTTPDRLPHRNLWLWDSVFHALGNRFMNKDLAWETIEAVFATQRGDGFIPHMSTPFTSSDVTQPPVLAWGVYQLYEGEMDKKQVKEIYPKLSQYLRWNVDNRGSNLNNLFEWYVEANSVHCRCDECGMDNSPRFDTVTQMACIDFSSFMANEARHMSKLCDILKLPEDKAYWDRLYESIKLAVNTWLWDEEDGLYYDRLVEGGGLIKVKSVASFLPLFAGICDTGKAERLARHLEDEATFGSAFSIPSIAVDQPSFGTDMWRGPVWINYNYMIAKGLTEYEFDDAAAALIDKTIDAITFWYLHDGVIYEFYDSTNRVSPSKLNRKGNAVAPYQMEVKLQNIRDYGWTSALFVSMVMEKWGGE; from the coding sequence ATGAGAACACATCACTATGATATCGTCGTCGTTGGAGCCGGCGTTGGCGGAATTTGTGCGGCTTTGGCTGCCTCCAGGCAACATTGCTCTGTTCTACTAATTGAAAAGGACGAGGAGATCGGGGGGACGGGCGTTCACTCTCCGGTAGGCTTGGTCTGTCGGTTCTGGGATGCGAGCGGCCGTCCTGTTGTAGAAGGCATCCACCGGCAATTATTTCCCGAAGCTTATACCATCTTGGAGGATCGGAGTAGTCAAGTGCCCGTCTACGACGAGGCTGAACTGAAGGAAACTTACATGCGGCTACTTCGTCAGGAAGCGTCGTTGGACATATGGTCTGGCACAGAGGTGACGCAGGTACACGTCAAGGACGGACGAATCGTCGCGCTACAAACCGAAGGCGTCTGCTGCGCAGAGGTAGCTGCCCAAGTATTTATTGATGGGACTGCTGATGGCAATCTCGCTGCGCTGGCCGGGGCTTCTTTTCAGATAGGGCGTACGGAGGACGGCAAAATGATGTCGGCTACACTGACATTTAAACTGTCGGGTTTTGATAAGACGCAGCTTCGGAATCCGGATATTACCGATTGGCATGGCATCAGGCAGCTGCGGGAAGAGTTGACGCCTTATTATCTCAAGCTGAAATTGAGTGGCGGAACTAGCAATACGCGGGATAAAGTATTATGTTTCCCATATCCTGGTGGGGAAGCGTTTCTATTCAACTCAACTGCTTTGCTGAATGTGGATCCGACGCAGCCGGAGACAGTGAGGGAGGCTCTGGAAGCTGGCAAGCAGCAAATTGAAGAACTCTTAAGCGCAATTCGTGTGCATCCAGCATTTGCTGAATCCCGCGTAGACTTCGTTTCCAGAAAACTTGGCGTTCGTGAGGGTCGAAGGGTCGAAGGGGATTATCGTCTAACGGGGGAGGATTGTATCCGCGAGGCAAGATTTCCCGATATGATTGCAGCCGGTGCATATGACATTGATGTGCACGACCCCGAAGGGGGAAGTGCGAAACCGATGGGGATCCCGGGATCCGGATACTATCATATTCCATACAGGAGTATCATCGCGAAGGGATTCCCCAATTTGCTGCTGGCTTCACGCTGTATCAGTGGCGATTTCGTGGCGCACTCCTCCTACCGTGTGATGTCCAACATCAGCGGTTTTGCGGAAGCGGCAGGCATTGCGGCGGCCTTAACAGTCCGAACGCATCGGCGCGACGTGAGGGATGTACCAGCCTCTGAGATAAGATATATGCTGCGGCAGCAGGGGCAATTTATCGAGGGGGGAACGGAGCCTCCTCTAATGAGCGTCGAATTCGCCGAACCGGAGTACCAGAGGAATCGGGTGGCATGGCCCAATGTGTGGGGACAGGGCAGCTTGTTTGCGTTTTCGGGACTTGATGGGGAAAATACACATGGTGACAGCCTGGTGGGCACCTTATGCGGGGATCGTCTCGGCGTCATTTTCCAGCGAGTGAAGAAACAGTTGTATGTGATACCACATCAGATCGGAAATATCGAGTACAAGATCGTAGCTTCGGATGTCATACATGCCGTTCTGCACCGTAAGGGAGAAGCGCATTCGGAGGATCTTATGCTCGTTTTCTCTGCTCAGGATACAGTCATCGGACAAACCGCGGCCTGGGCTGCTCCGATCGTCGATAGCATGGGTGAAGGGATACGCGTTGTAAAAGAATGCGAGTTATACGAAGCGGAGGGAGAATACGCCGCGTTTTGTCGGGAACAACGCGCCGGGCGGGTTTGCTTTGCATTCGCCTTTAGCATACTTTCTGCGGAGGACGCGGCGGAAAAGGCGAGGAGCGCTCTGAAGATCGACGCTGAGCAGGCACTGGCGGCCAAAATGGATTTGTATAATAACCTTCCCGTGCCTGCAAACCTCGATCTTCCTACGACGAGAACGCTGAATAAATGTTACTCGGTCATGAAATCTCAAGTCTACACGCCCGAAGGTCGATTCAGCACACGCTGGACCACACCCGATCGTCTGCCGCATCGCAATTTGTGGCTCTGGGACTCGGTATTTCATGCTCTCGGTAACAGGTTCATGAATAAGGATCTCGCTTGGGAGACGATCGAAGCCGTATTCGCTACGCAACGGGGGGATGGTTTTATTCCCCATATGTCGACTCCGTTCACTTCCTCGGATGTGACCCAGCCTCCTGTACTGGCCTGGGGAGTCTACCAGTTGTACGAAGGAGAGATGGACAAGAAGCAAGTAAAGGAAATCTATCCGAAGCTAAGCCAATATTTACGGTGGAATGTCGACAACAGGGGCTCTAACTTGAACAACCTCTTCGAGTGGTATGTGGAGGCGAACAGCGTTCATTGCCGATGCGACGAGTGCGGCATGGACAATTCGCCTCGGTTCGATACTGTGACGCAGATGGCGTGCATCGACTTCTCCTCCTTTATGGCGAACGAAGCTCGGCACATGAGCAAACTTTGCGATATTTTGAAGCTTCCAGAGGATAAAGCCTACTGGGATCGGTTGTACGAAAGCATCAAACTCGCCGTCAACACATGGCTGTGGGATGAGGAAGACGGCCTTTACTACGACCGGCTCGTCGAGGGGGGAGGTTTGATAAAAGTTAAATCGGTAGCGTCTTTTTTACCTTTGTTTGCTGGCATCTGCGATACCGGGAAAGCCGAGAGGCTGGCACGCCATTTAGAGGATGAAGCAACATTCGGCTCAGCGTTTTCAATCCCGAGCATAGCTGTCGACCAACCGAGCTTCGGAACCGACATGTGGCGTGGGCCCGTCTGGATTAATTATAACTATATGATTGCCAAGGGGCTCACCGAATACGAATTCGATGATGCGGCTGCAGCGCTTATCGACAAAACAATTGATGCTATTACGTTCTGGTATCTCCATGACGGTGTAATCTATGAATTTTATGATAGTACGAACCGCGTTTCCCCCAGCAAGCTGAATCGCAAAGGGAACGCTGTAGCCCCTTACCAAATGGAAGTTAAGCTTCAAAATATAAGAGACTACGGGTGGACATCCGCGCTTTTTGTTTCTATGGTGATGGAAAAGTGGGGGGGAGAGTAA